One window of Arvicola amphibius chromosome 6, mArvAmp1.2, whole genome shotgun sequence genomic DNA carries:
- the LOC119816474 gene encoding tRNA selenocysteine 1-associated protein 1 isoform X3, whose protein sequence is MLYEFFVKVYPSCRGGKVVLDQTGVSKGYGFVKFTDELEQKRALTECQGAVGLGSKPVRLSVAIPKASRVKPVEYSQMYSYSYNQYYQQYQNYYAQWGYDQNTGSYSYSYPQYGYTQSTMQTYEEVGDDALEDPAPQLDVTEANKEFMEQSEELYDALMDCHWQPLDTVSSEIPAVL, encoded by the exons ATGCTGTATGAGTTCTTTGTCAAAGTCTACCCCTCCTGTCGGGGAGGCAAGGTGGTTTTGGACCAGACAGGCGTGTCTAA GGGCTATGGTTTTGTGAAATTCACAGATGAATTGGAACAGAAGCGAGCCTTGACGGAGTGCCAGGGAGCAGTGGGACTGGGGTCTAAACCTGTGCGGCTGAGTGTGGCCATCCCTAAAGC GAGCCGTGTAAAGCCAGTTGAGTACAGCCAGATGTACAGTTACAGCTACAACCAGTATTACCAGCAATACCAGAACTACTATGCCCAGTGGGGCTACGACCAGAACACAGGCAGCTACAGCTACAGCTATCCCCAGTATGGCTACACACAGAGTACCATGCAG ACATATGAAGAGGTTGGGGATGATGCCCTGGAAG ACCCAGCGCCACAGCTGGATGTGACTGAGGCCAACAAGGAGTTCATGGAACAAAGTGAGGAACTGTATGATGCACTGATGGACTGTCACTGGCAGCCCCTGGACACTGTGTCCTCAGAGATCCCTGCCGTGCTGTAG
- the Rab42 gene encoding ras-related protein Rab-42, with amino-acid sequence MEAAGCSYQFRIALLGDAAVGKTSLLRRYVAGARGAVEPEPEPTVGVEFYSRALQLPAGLRVKLQLWDTAGHERFRSITRSFYRNMVGVLLVFDVTNRESFEHIQAWHQEVLSSQGPDKVIFLLIGHKCDLSTRSVSTQEAEELAASLGMAFMETSAKSNCNVDLAFDTVARAIEQALQQGDIKLEDNWAGVRLLHRAPNRRSPSRKQDSGPCQC; translated from the exons ATGGAGGCAGCGGGCTGCAGCTACCAGTTCCGGATCGCTCTGCTGGGGGACGCCGCGGTGGGCAAGACGTCACTGCTGCGGCGCTACGTGGCGGGCGCTCGGGGTGCCGTGGAGCCGGAGCCGGAGCCCACTGTGGGCGTGGAGTTCTACAGTCGCGCGCTGCAGCTGCCCGCCGGGCTGCGGGTCAAGCTGCAGCTCTGGGACACCGCGGGTCACGAGCGCTTCAG gtccaTCACCCGATCCTTCTACCGGAACATGGTGGGCGTTCTTTTAGTTTTTGATGTGACCAACAGAGAGTCCTTTGAACACATCCAAGCCTGGCACCAGGAGGTCTTATCCTCTCAGGGCCCTGACAAGGTGATCTTCTTACTGATTGGCCACAAGTGTGACCTGAGCACCCGAAGTGTCtccacccaggaggcagaggaactgGCTGCCTCGCTGGGCATGGCCTTCATGGAGACCTCGGCCAAAAGTAACTGCAATGTGGACCTGGCATTTGACACTGTCGCCCGCGCCATCGAACAGGCCCTGCAGCAGGGGGACATCAAGCTGGAAGATAACTGGGCAGGTGTCCGGCTCCTCCACAGAGCCCCAAACCGCAGATCCCCCAGCAGAAAGCAGGACTCAGGCCCATGCCAGTGTTGA
- the LOC119816474 gene encoding tRNA selenocysteine 1-associated protein 1 isoform X1, translating to MAASLWMGDLEPYMDENFISRAFATMGETVMSVKIIRNRLTGIPAGYCFVEFADLATAEKCLHKINGKPLPGATPAKRFKLNYATYGKQPDNSPEYSLFVGDLTPDVDDGMLYEFFVKVYPSCRGGKVVLDQTGVSKGYGFVKFTDELEQKRALTECQGAVGLGSKPVRLSVAIPKASRVKPVEYSQMYSYSYNQYYQQYQNYYAQWGYDQNTGSYSYSYPQYGYTQSTMQTYEEVGDDALEDPAPQLDVTEANKEFMEQSEELYDALMDCHWQPLDTVSSEIPAVL from the exons ATGGCGGCCAGCCTGTGGATGGGAGAC CTGGAACCCTACATGGATGAGAACTTCATCTCTAGAGCCTTTGCCACCATGGGGGAGACCGTGATGAGCGTCAAAATTATCCGAAACCGCCTCACTGG aaTCCCAGCTGGCTACTGCTTTGTGGAATTTGCAGATTTGGCCACAGCGGAGAAGTGTTTGCATAAAATTAATGGGAAGCCCCTGCCAGGAGCCACACCT GCAAAACGTTTTAAACTGAATTATGCCACTTACGGGAAACAACCAGACAACAG CCCTGAGTACTCCCTCTTTGTCGGGGACCTGACCCCAGACGTGGATGATGGCATGCTGTATGAGTTCTTTGTCAAAGTCTACCCCTCCTGTCGGGGAGGCAAGGTGGTTTTGGACCAGACAGGCGTGTCTAA GGGCTATGGTTTTGTGAAATTCACAGATGAATTGGAACAGAAGCGAGCCTTGACGGAGTGCCAGGGAGCAGTGGGACTGGGGTCTAAACCTGTGCGGCTGAGTGTGGCCATCCCTAAAGC GAGCCGTGTAAAGCCAGTTGAGTACAGCCAGATGTACAGTTACAGCTACAACCAGTATTACCAGCAATACCAGAACTACTATGCCCAGTGGGGCTACGACCAGAACACAGGCAGCTACAGCTACAGCTATCCCCAGTATGGCTACACACAGAGTACCATGCAG ACATATGAAGAGGTTGGGGATGATGCCCTGGAAG ACCCAGCGCCACAGCTGGATGTGACTGAGGCCAACAAGGAGTTCATGGAACAAAGTGAGGAACTGTATGATGCACTGATGGACTGTCACTGGCAGCCCCTGGACACTGTGTCCTCAGAGATCCCTGCCGTGCTGTAG
- the LOC119816474 gene encoding tRNA selenocysteine 1-associated protein 1 isoform X2 has product MAASLWMGDLEPYMDENFISRAFATMGETVMSVKIIRNRLTGIPAGYCFVEFADLATAEKCLHKINGKPLPGATPAKRFKLNYATYGKQPDNRGYGFVKFTDELEQKRALTECQGAVGLGSKPVRLSVAIPKASRVKPVEYSQMYSYSYNQYYQQYQNYYAQWGYDQNTGSYSYSYPQYGYTQSTMQTYEEVGDDALEDPAPQLDVTEANKEFMEQSEELYDALMDCHWQPLDTVSSEIPAVL; this is encoded by the exons ATGGCGGCCAGCCTGTGGATGGGAGAC CTGGAACCCTACATGGATGAGAACTTCATCTCTAGAGCCTTTGCCACCATGGGGGAGACCGTGATGAGCGTCAAAATTATCCGAAACCGCCTCACTGG aaTCCCAGCTGGCTACTGCTTTGTGGAATTTGCAGATTTGGCCACAGCGGAGAAGTGTTTGCATAAAATTAATGGGAAGCCCCTGCCAGGAGCCACACCT GCAAAACGTTTTAAACTGAATTATGCCACTTACGGGAAACAACCAGACAACAG GGGCTATGGTTTTGTGAAATTCACAGATGAATTGGAACAGAAGCGAGCCTTGACGGAGTGCCAGGGAGCAGTGGGACTGGGGTCTAAACCTGTGCGGCTGAGTGTGGCCATCCCTAAAGC GAGCCGTGTAAAGCCAGTTGAGTACAGCCAGATGTACAGTTACAGCTACAACCAGTATTACCAGCAATACCAGAACTACTATGCCCAGTGGGGCTACGACCAGAACACAGGCAGCTACAGCTACAGCTATCCCCAGTATGGCTACACACAGAGTACCATGCAG ACATATGAAGAGGTTGGGGATGATGCCCTGGAAG ACCCAGCGCCACAGCTGGATGTGACTGAGGCCAACAAGGAGTTCATGGAACAAAGTGAGGAACTGTATGATGCACTGATGGACTGTCACTGGCAGCCCCTGGACACTGTGTCCTCAGAGATCCCTGCCGTGCTGTAG